The sequence cttaagatctgtaactgccctcccccgccacaaagtcacagagcaacacaccccccaccacataacatgaaaacaacctcccagactaaccagggtaactagtcactgcatcactgcactgtgtatgtgccctgctgctgtgcctgcccccgcctatgtaccctgccaaaggtgactgtcctgtccaattaccaaccccctatcccctcctcctccaaaagaacatgattgaaacagtagttaacagaaacgtattttttattatcaactacacatggaagtgggaggtgaaacttggacgggggcttgtgtcaggcgggaaggaaagaacttttcaagttttggggaatgagagccttctgctactagagctctctgcaggggtggagtgagagttagcagggactctgccgcctctccttctttgcactttgggtgagatgggtatgggacttggtggcgggggagggcggttagagatggactgcagcggggctctgtcctcctgcctccgttcctgcagaacatccacaaggcgccggagcgtgtctgtttgctccctcagtagtccaagcagcgtttgagtcgcctgctggtcttcctgccgccacctctcctcccgatccatgtttgcttgctgcatttgggtcaatttctcccgccactgggtctgctgtgctgcctgggcttgggaacaggccataagttcagagaacatgtcctcccgtgtcctcttcttcctatgcctaatcttcgctagcctctgggagtgtgatgccaggctacgttgtgagacagtcgcagatgtggctgtgggaatgggaaaaagggagtgaattcctcagaaagataaatgtagttgtgaacaaagaacatagtctttctctgtgaacaagaccatgcacagcacctatcacatgcgcactcagcacaaggtcaaattctcggccttcgcattcagtgcctggggtcttccacagcacatttgagaagcggggcagcacaacggaatttctgttgcaggtagacatggtaagccgtagacttgtggcagtttaaaacttttatattaccactggcctcatttcacatttaaagcaatgtcagtccctgctgccagcaatccggcaagcgggaactctgcccctgtcccaccccctcgcggctgtccccaggaacgatccctttcggcagcccctctcccgcctccaccgcgtggctgcaaaccagcggttacagttctgtaaaggaacgagcaagcagtcccaacactaacattcccctacctaattcaaagcaggtcaccatgggcgacatcaccctgatgaggatctctgacagcgagagagagagaatgctccgagaaagcctccaaagaccagggccgtatgccgccctgctgtgcagagcaatgattcccgagtacttgatagtctcgtggcgcggcaacgtctcgtacttcggaggacccaataaggccgctctccccaggaacctcatgcaacggctttccaattacctccaggagagcttcatcgagatgtcccgggaggattactgctctatccctgcacatatagaccgcattttactctagctgcagtagcagggactaaacagtagagcggcttgggcaggacaatcacggaaaaccggacattgctagattttttttccaaacttgcactgcccatgactgaaccgttaagtgcctagggcaaagtaatcatgaacaacccattcttttaattgttaatattcctgttctgttaaaaataaatgtttagatgtttacaacacttactggctgatccttccccagattctgtgtccggggtaacggctggggacgcttcgtaggggatctctgtaagggtgatgaagagatcctggctgtcggggaaatcagcgttgtgagcgctgccgactgcctcgccctcctcatctccttcctcatcttccccgtccgctaacatgtccgaggaaccggccgtggacaatatcccatcctcagagtccacggtcagtggtggggtagtggtggcggccgcaccgaggatggaatgcagtgcctcgtagaaacgggatgtctggggatgggatccggagcgtccgtttgcctctttggtcttctggtagccttgtctcagctccttgattttcacgcggcactgcgttgcatcccggctgtatcctctctctgacatgtcttttgagatcttctcatagatctttgcattccgtttcttggagcgcagctcagaaagcacggactcatcgccccacacagcgatgagatccaagacttcccgatcagtccatgctggggccctctttctattcacagactgcacggccatcactgctggagagctctgcatcgttgccagtgctgctgtgatcgccacggtgtccagacaggaaatgagattcaaactggccagacaggaaaaggaattcaaattcaaattttcccggggcttttcctgtgtggctggtcagagcatccgagctcgtactgctgtccagagcgtcaacagagtggtgcactgtgggatagctcccggagctattagcgtcgatttccatccacacctagcctaattcgacatggccatgtcgaatttagcgctactcccctcgtcggggaggagtacagaagtcgaattaaaagagacctctatgtcgaactaaatagcatcgcagtgtggatgggtgcagggttaattcgatgtaatggcgctaacttcgacataaacgcctagtgtagaccaggccttagatacacaacttcagctacatgaataacatagctgaagtcgaagtatcttagttcgaacttaaaggtacttaccgcgggtccacacgcgacaggcaggctcccccgtcgactccgcctactcctctcgcggagcaggattaccggcgtcgacggcgagcacttccgggaacaatttatcgcgtcttgtctagacgcgataaatggatcccagaagatcgattgcttgccaccgaaccagcgagtaagtatagacgtacccttagtcagggctgggtggggctgcAGAACTGAGAAGTTGCACCTccctcaccagggccggctccaggcaccagccgagcaagctcctgcttggggcagcagatttcaaagggcggcattccatctattcatagattctaggactggaagggacctcgagaggtcatcgagtccagtcccctgcccgcatggcaggaccaaatactgtctaatccttttttttggttttggtttgttttgcgCTTCAccgcccctgcaggttttttctttttggtttactgCTCCCACCGCCCTGTaaggggcggaggaggggagcgccctgcatcAAGCCCggtagggcagcccgcgtccttccttGCCTTCCGAACGGAGCGGcacggagccctcccagcaggcggcacagcgggaggggccgcgtggcaagcaccccgcttaaggaagccctggccgcctcccttctctctcctccccccccggctAGCCAGGGTGCGCACTCCGCTGCCTGGGGTCAGCAGggccgggagtccccctgcacccatgctCCCACTGCCCCActcttattttttgtttgtttttattttttctttccttcgccGCTCCGGCAGGCGGGCCAGTTTGTCGTCGTCCCTGCCTGCCACTCTGGCCGGCGGCAGGTTTGTTTCCCCTGCCCCCTTTGCTGCTCTGGCCGGCCggtttgtccccctcccccactttgctgctccagccgggggcaggtttgtttcctggatcccccccacccccccttttgctgctctggctggtttgtcctcccccccccacactccggctgggggcaggtttgtttcttgcccccccctttgctgctccggccagctggtttgttctctcccccccccttcgcggctccggccgggggcaggtttgttttcctcctcccctccccttgctgCTCTGGCCGGCTGGGcgttttttgctttgggcagcaaaaaaaagccagagccggccctgcccctcacaGCACACAAATGCCCCTCTTCCATGCAGAGCCAGGAGTCATTCCACCTGCAACAGCTCCTGGCTCCCCTAGGCAGCCCCTCTTTTGCAGCAGCTATGCTACCCTTGGTTGGGCCCCTGAAGGCTGTTCATTAGCAGCTATGGAGGAAGCCTGCAAGAGGGGATACAGGCAGTAACACAGGTAGGGCCTGTATGGAAATCGGAGTACAAAGCAGGGGACAGTGGTGTCAATAGTGGCATGTTTCCCATTCTGTAGCTCTAACAACTCCCCATGGAGCTCCCTCCATGCAGAACCCCTGTGGAAGGACATGCACACAGGACAAGGGTGGAGGGGTTGGGGTAGAGCTGGACATGGCACTGTCCTCCTTTACTGTGAAAATGTAGAGATCTGCAAACTATACTTCTCCCATGCAGCTTATCACCAGCAAAGTGATATGGTTACAGAAAGAGGAGTTCTATTCACACAAGTTGTGCATCACTGACACACCCCCAGCTTTCCTCAGTCTCTGAATTACATTGGCTTGTTCTTAGAATGTAAAGCCATTGGGGTCAGAAGAGCCCTCTATAAATTTTGGGCAGTGCTGAGTATACATTTCAATAACAAACAAAGCTAGTTAGCTGTTGTGATGAATTCCCCTGGGGTgctacctggaactggggtaccactgagacccctgacccaccagcctgggttccctcaccctgtgctgctgtgacaagttgcaaagcccTCCTTTCACCATCATTCAcccaggtagggacacacccaggtgatctaaccaccagcctcccagcctgggagcCCAGAGCAGTACCGTCCTGCCCCAGTTAAacctggccagtatatgggtttaacacCCAGTCTGCCTCTCTCTCAATATAAAGAGAACAATgtacacttgtggtaaccaagcagagattttccacaagcactccagtcaaagctccctgatttagattaaaacataaaataagtttattaaactacaaaaggatagattttaagtgatagcaaaccgatcaaagtagattacctgGTAAATAAActcagtttgcggttttgtttaACATacttctcaccctgagtgataaacaggctggcagattcttaagggctATCTCTAagaggtttctattgcacacagtccgtggggtaatccttgtgcttgtgtacATTTCCTCagtaagccattaacattgtttggactttttactgttgtacctgaaaggttgCTTGTGGGTGCTTTCAACTTctcaacat is a genomic window of Malaclemys terrapin pileata isolate rMalTer1 chromosome 4, rMalTer1.hap1, whole genome shotgun sequence containing:
- the LOC128837076 gene encoding uncharacterized protein LOC128837076; protein product: MQSSPAVMAVQSVNRKRAPAWTDREVLDLIAVWGDESVLSELRSKKRNAKIYEKISKDMSERGYSRDATQCRVKIKELRQGYQKTKEANGRSGSHPQTSRFYEALHSILGAAATTTPPLTVDSEDGILSTAGSSDMLADGEDEEGDEEGEAVGSAHNADFPDSQDLFITLTEIPYEASPAVTPDTESGEGSATTSATVSQRSLASHSQRLAKIRHRKKRTREDMFSELMACSQAQAAQQTQWREKLTQMQQANMDREERWRQEDQQATQTLLGLLREQTDTLRRLVDVLQERRQEDRAPLQSISNRPPPPPSPIPISPKVQRRRGGRVPANSHSTPAESSSSRRLSFPKT